GCATGATGCTTCTTGTTTGCTCCGTTTTTAGGATTACGTGGATAGCCCTAGGTTTGAATTCCATAAAACTATTAGTTATaatgtcatttttttaaaaccatCTAAAGATATCTTTAAATTGCTTAGATAGGTTGTACATACGCTGAGTGCTATGCCATTTTGAAAAAGTACCAAGTTACTCGAAGTCTGTATGAGATCTGGTACgttaaaccaataaattaaTTGTTGGTTTGCATCTTTAAATGCTCTATATTAATGTAAACACTTGTAAATGCTTTGTAGTTGTTACTGTTAGGATAATAAAACTATTGCTTGAGCTTTTGGGTAAATTGGTTATTTGAcagtagtattttttttttttttgacaatcatTTGACATTAGTATTAAGTTAGCATATTTGTAACCTTTTCATTGAAGAATTTACGGGCTATCAAATTTCATGGGagactttaaaattaaaaatgatgcATGTCCAAATATGACTGCATGTATCATTGTCTCCTCCTGTAATTTTTTCTTCTGACTATAATGAAGATCCTGAAATGGATAACAGGCTTTATCAGCAGCTATCTACTGGTTGAACTTACAGGTGGCAGCATCTTATTGAACATGTGATGGGCCCTACATTTATGGTTGAATTTTCTGTAGTCATCATAATTCTGCTGTTTCTTCACAAAATCACGGGATGAATGCCGACTCGAGGTGTCATTTTGTGGAACTATGTCAATGTGCAATGATATCTTCATTCATACTGGATTTCATCCGTTACCTATTACAGTTACAGTCAAAAGGTATCAACTCTCTCTCCTTTTCCTCGTGGTGAAGTATTCTAGTTGAAACTTGAGAGTTGAACTAAGTTTCATATTAAATAAACGGACCCTaggttttgtttataatttttgcgGTCATTGATTTGATATTAGATGCATAATTGTAGCAATGAAATGTGTTAGAAagttaaataaattcatattttGGCGTGGACAGGCATGCAGAATAACTCGGAAAGAGATTCGACAGTTCATACAAATTGTTTCTCAGGAGGATGTACAATAATTACTATTCCCCAAATCGGAACACCACAACCATAAGGCAGATTGTCAAGCTCTTTGTAGCATAAATACCAGAATCATATACATCGGCGCTTACAAACCTATTTCCTTGCTCAGCAACAGGTTGGTGCATACAAGCTCATAAACAATGTTTATTTGGACTTAAATTGTCCAGATATAAACTATAACTTTGATCACACAATTAAAAGATTGGAACTATAAATTTTACATACCTATTAATTTTGTCCAAATTTCAACTTTCCAACAGAGGTATTAGAAAATCTGTATGTCTTCAGACATTTGCTGTTGTTGGCTTAGGAGATAGAGCCATTTCAGTTTCTGACGCAAGATTATTTTTCTTGCCTTCTTTGACCTCACCGTAGAAGTAAGAAACAAAACCCCAAGCAGAAAGCGCAAGTGCAACGCCTTTTTCTGCCGAAAATTTCTCCTGGTAGAAAATGACGGCCAGAATCTCCGTCACCGGAAGGAGAACAGCAATTATGATGCCTGATAACAAGGAGGAGGCGCAAAAGATAACCCCTATAGCTCCCAAGAAAAAACACTGCCAAATTATTGCACTTCCCACCATTATCACATAATACTTTGTTTCTCCAAGTTGGAATTCTCTTCCTTCTCTTGGAATCACCTATTACAGATAAATAGTtcatttaatcattaatatttgccttaattctcaaaaaaatcatgaattttcaCAATTGTGTCAATTGTATATAATACTATTTTTAGTTTTCTCAAAACCGTCTtgtattttaactttatttactttttatcatgtttttttaaggtatttaaATGTTAACATTCCAATCATCTTTCCAGCAAATTGAACTGATGTGTCATTTGAATCATTTTATCTAAAGAAAAATCTCTATAAGTTATATCAATTTATCTAACACGTGGCCTCatcttattttaaaagtttaaattctaaaatttaaaaagaaattgtaATGCGAAACttaaaattgattgaataatgTGTAGTGTGAACAATAAACTACAGTGGTTTTATAAAAGAGAAGTGTACTAATGTAATGTTATCAAAACATATTGGGATTATTGataagaatgaaaataaaaattatttaaaaatttattttagtagtgAAAGCAATAAAAATAAAGGAAGGTAGCAAGGGAAGAAGAAAATAATGACCTTTATTCAGacttcattttttataaaataaaattttgttatatTACCTACTCATCataatttatgaataaaattttaatcacaTCAAATATTTACAAGAATTATTGAAATACTAAATATACCagatcaattaattaaaaaaatgaaatagttATTGGAGTTTTGAGATTTTTTTGGTAGTTAGATCTTACAATTTTTGATGGATCatacaattattaaatattaaaaatatttattgataatttttttaaaatggaaccGAAAACCAACGCATGCCAAGTAAATAATTAACTATCTTATACAATATTTAAtgttcaataattttattaatcgaTAAAATTAATTCTGATGTTTATTTTGTATATGAAATGATGTATTAATTTCAAGTATGAGGCGTTTGGTTCAGCTTTTTGGTGAAATTTTTagcttttacttttcaaaaagctcaacttaaacgtttggtgaagttgttttttttttttgagaatacgTTTGGTGAAGTTCTTAAGtggattattttaaaaagtaaaaactaaaaatttcacCAAAAGGCTGAACCAAACGCCCATAATATACTTGAAATTAATACAGCATTTCGtgtacaaaataaaaatcagaattaattttaaatttcttattgATTAATGATTGAACATTAAATACTGTATAAGGTACTTTTGACAAAAATGTCTGTTCAATCTTATAGAAAGATAATCGTTCTCTTGCATCTTCCACATAAGGCTCCACCTACAGTCACTGTTTTTGGAATTTTAGGCAATCTAAGAGGAGTACAGCTTCTCCTTTATTTCCTTTCcaataaaataattgattacTATTTTAGCATCTATggttttaaaattctaattttgtatgttactatttttagatttttaaattattttcccAATATTTCTAAGTTTGTTTCATTTATgaatatcataaaataaaacaatctattaaaaatatattgtagaattgaatttttaaatcattaatatttacatgactatttttttatgtattttatcaGATAATAAACGCATATTATTATGCTTAGTTTTGTTATGTAAttgatgttaaaaaaaattgaattttgtttgtctaaaataaagtaatacacatacataaaattaaactttatctTTATTGAATAATGATAAAACTAATTATGGAATAATTTGATACAATTTAGTTTTTacaagtaatttatttttatattaaaaaaataatatatataataaaattaaactaattcgTTTTTAATAGGTGGCACTGTTTTTAGAGCAACAATTGGTAAAaacagagaaaaaaaattattttataaaattgtccTTTCAATGtgaatttatttttccttttcattATAAGaggataattttatcaatttcctatcaattattgttttaaaaatagcaTCACctgtaagaaaaaaaaaagctatgtaattcaatttttttaatacatcttTTTATACCATCTGACATGACAATTATGAAGTGcatgaattaaattttatttttgaaaatatatatttttagaagaaaataggacaaataaaatattgttaCGTAAAAAAGGTTATAAAAGGtaggttaaaaaggtgaatgataaagtttttttttaaaaaaagaagaaaaactaCTCCAAGAGCAGTGGAAATAGGTGGAGCCTCCACATAAATAGTTGTTTgttattttgtttgatttgagaCAGTGGAATTGGTAAAAGCCACTTTAAAGAGTTATACAACCTtaattcttatcttttaaacCGACTTTACCTTTTCAACATGATGTTGATTTCTTAGTACTGGTCAGACCATTACCTGGTTTAGGTTTGTTGTACTGTTATATGCCTTTTTCTTGTCCAATTATCGCTTTAAATCTCGTCTAAATCAGACAGCTATATTTTGTTGACCCTCTAAGCAAATTTGTTATCATCTCCTCGTACTCATCTGATCTTTTTTCTCGTCCTCATGTAATTAGCTAAACCAGCGCCGGCTAAAGAAACATATGGagatttcaaaaaaacaaaaaaaaaaaaacaaatggacTTTAGGGCTAAAAGAGATAAGCTACAATTTGGTTAAACTTTTTAAccgattttttttgtttaaaagtttttggttaattcagttaatttgaataattctcttcagttaatttttttgatttaattatgattaaggagaaattcttaggtgaacCAAGTCCACCATGTAGaattatgaaccatccatttaaTACGTGACACGTAGCGTGATTATTTACATGAGCCAATTAATGAATTCTCATGGTTAAGAGCTTTAAAAGTTCGgtaaactaaattaattgattcgtttatattattataagtttaatcaaattaatcggCTAATGCGATTTATtcgattttataatttttaattaattcgactaatttaatttttgttggtTTAGTAATTTCAATCAGTTTGGTtaagaatataaaataattcaaataattcGCTTAAAGGATGTCATAGATCCAGTTCGGTTCAACTAGTTGAACCAGACGAATGCTCATCTTAGGGCTAACGAAGAGAAAAATTCTTATGTAGAGCAAGTTGATGTTTTATTCATCGGATACAAAACAATCATATTTATTCATCAGAGTATTAACTTTTggcaatataattttatatgttcaTTTTTTTGACTAAGTGCAACCATTATATCCTTAAAAAATTATGACAATTTAATACACAATATTATaatttgtgataaatatttcaaattttcaatttaaacttaTAATTTCTAGACACATTATcttcattataattttattcaaaataaaagattaattataaaaaacaatCATTACTAAAATTTAGAACAAAATCATcaactattaaaataaattataaagctaaaattaaaatttaaacggAAAGttggatatatttatcataaatcataaaattaacggatcaaattgttataaatatttttaaagaatagtatttttttatttaagatatatatacaattattttgccttaattttttattaaggtAAAGAAATTGGGTAAGAAACAAACCTTGAAGTCATTGTTAACGAGCATCCCTATGGTGCAAAAGACAGTAGCAAACAAACACATAACCATCTGAATCTCCAACACTAGTGTGTAACTTATTTCTTGCTTCGCTTTTTTGTACATCAACTCCACTAATGGCAGAATAAACCCATACAAAACCGCAGCTGATAGAGTCATAATAAACCCTACCACATACTCTCGGTTTGATTCATGATCCGGTCGATCACTACTCGTATGCATGGCTAAAACACCGGCACCCACCGTCAAGAGAACGACGGCGTTTATCGAAAAAGCTGTAAACTTCTGTTTAACCAAAAGAAATGCAAAACCAGCGGTGGCGGCCAACTGTGTAGATATGAGCAAAGAAGAGGTTGAAACGGGAAGACGCGCCGCTCCATAAGCGTAAATATAGTCGTCGAGACCGGTGAGGATACCGATGAAGGTAGAAGCGAAGAAAAGCGGAGGTTTTATGAAGAAGAGTTTGGTGGTGGTGGGATTGGTGGAGCGGCGGCGTCGGAGAAAGTAACTTATGAGGAGAGGGATAAAAATAATGGGCCAACCGCCGGTTTCGAGCCAGCTAGAAAGCCATACACGGCTGCCGCCGTGAATGAAGTAGAGGCGCATGATGAGAGGGCCGCCGCAGTTTCCGATGGATAAAATGAGACAATTGAAAAGAAGTAAAGCTCTGTTGGTGTTAGCTTGAGGTTGTTGCTTGGTGATCGGCTCCATGGCAAGTCAACACTCTCACTCTTCTTATCACATAGACTTGTTTGTGCGTTGTGTTTTGTAATAAGATTTCATGTGTGTAGGCCTAGGTTGCACTATTGCTTATATAGtttttacgccaaaattaaaaatatggcccgAAAGCCATAAAGCCCATATTCTATTAAAAAGGTACAAAAAGCTACGTGGAGAaattaatttcaagagatttgactttttcaAGAGATTTTcaaagagatttgactttttcaaaagatttccaagagatttgactttttcaagagatttccaagagattCGACTGTAaaagttaattccaagagatttaactgtcagaagttaattccaagagatttgactgtcagaagttaattccaagagatttgagaagttaattccaagagatttgattTTCATAATTCTAAGAGATTTGACATTGAAAAGTTAATCTCAGAGGTTTGTTTTTGACCTTGACCTGATCTTGGAGGAAAAGAAAATTTCAGAATCAAAAGGGCAGAAGCCCGTTAGAAGAAGAAGCTCAGAAGCTCAATTGGCCAAGGTCCAGGAAGTCACGTGCTTTTTGTAAAGCGATGTTTCAGGAGCAGTTTTTAGAAGTCGGAAGCATTGTGAAGACGTGAGCAGTTAAAGAGGCAGTTATCACCCGGCAGTTTCCACAGACGCTATAAAAGGGAGAAGAAGACGACGATTTGAACCCCagccaaattcaacaaaaactcaataCTCTCAGGAGATTATCAGCACCAAAAGCTTTTATTTTATGcaatcctttgtaaacgctttacAGCTTTCGCAATtttaatcttttgtttttaaacattatttcaGCAGTAGTTTATTTACAGTGttgaattttagattttaattgcaGAAGTTTATTCTTGTTTTCAAAGTTTCTCTAGGAGTTTTTCTTTacgaacgtttagattttttacgtCCTTTGAAAATCTGTCACAATCgcttgattaattttttattttcaatttgaggTCCAACCTCTGGCACGCCCGCACACACTTCAAAGGCACCAAccgttttcttaaaaaacagggaaataatttggcacgcccagtgggacTATCAAAAGATGGCTCCAAGGACTCGCAGTATTTTAGGGAAAGATGTATCCGACTCTCAGGAGGAGGAAAGCGCGCCTGCAACAGCAGGGCCAGGAGGAAAAGTTCACACAGTGGTTGAACAGTTTGAGAAGTCACTTGCGCCTCCGAATAATGAAAATCAAGAGGCGCCACAAAATGTCATTCCTGTAGTAGGACCTGTTACTGCagaagaaaaaggaaaggaGAAAATGGTTGAGGATTCTCCTGAAAGCATCATGGCTCACATGATGGATTATTTCAAAGGAATAGAGATAAGGCAGGAGAGGTTCGAAGAAGAAGCCAGGAAGCAGGCCACAGAAAGCAAGGCACAATACAGGATCATGATTGATACTGTGGAAAAACTGCAGAGGAGTTGGGCTCAGAAGGAGGAATCTGAAAAGAAGAGTCTAAAACAAGTCGAACTCGGGGGGCATGCATCTGGCAATCATGTTCAGGAGGTAGAAGAATCAAGTTTTAACCATATGGAAAATAATTGTGGTGGAATTCCAAGAGGAAATGCTACTCCAGTGCCTATGTTTCAACCTCCTGTGATTCAAAACCAGGTGGATATTGATGTTCTGAGAGAAATGGTTCAAGAACTCTATGGCCCCAGCTTAAGACAAGTGGGAAGGCCAGAGTTTCACAAGCCATACCCTGAAACAATTGACAGAGATAACTCATATCCTAGAGGTTATAGAGTTCTTGATTTTTCTTGGTTCTCAAGAGATGAAGGCCAGTCAACTCTTGAATATGTGGTAGGATTTACCATACAGTGTGGAGAGTTGGCAAAAAGGGCAGGTGAGCGGCTAGGCGAGCAACTGAAGATGCAGCAGCTGGCAAAGGCAAGCGCGCTACTGGACCTGTTGGCAAAGATGATCGCGTTGCTGAGGAAGCCGCCGGAGGCTAGCATGGATCTGTTGATGGCGAGGCCGCTAGAGAGGCAGCGGCTGGCGAGACTACACATACCTGCTGGCGAGGAAGAGCAGCGGATGGGTGAGCTGCTGCTAGCGAGGGAGTTGCTGAACTTGCTGGTGACCGCCTGGCGAGGAAGCTGCTGGCCGCTAAAAACGCAGCTAGAGAAGACAGGCGAGCCGCTGCAGTCACCGGGTTGATGCCATCCGTTGAAGGAGACGAGGCAGCCGCTGGATCAGCTGGTGGAGGCAAGCGGCTGCTGGACGAGCGGAGGACCGGCTGGAGACGCGCGGCTGGAGGCGTGGAATCGATGGTGAATAGGACGGTGAGCAGCCGTTGGACGAAGGAGCAGCGGATGGAGTAGCTGCTGGACGCTGGAGCGGAGAACGACTGTTGGCGCCGCTAGACCTAATGGCGAGGCTGCTGGAGAAGCGGCTGGAGAGGAGAGGTCAGCGGTTGGGCTAGCCGCTGGAGACGCAGCGGCTGGCGGAGACAAACCAATGGATCTGCTGGCGAGATGACACGGACCTGATGGCGTGGAAAGCTGTTGCCGCCGCCGTCTTGAGAACACAGGATCAACAACTGCCGTCCGGTTTGCAGGTTTTGGAGCAGCTGTTGAAGACGCCGGAGCTAAAGGGGTGAAGCGCTTAGATTTAGACTTATCATGGTGGAatgtttaatcaattttagataaataactatatataaatgatttattttaaagccaattatatagggggcattgtttacgccaaaatcaaaaatatggcccgaaggccataaagcccatattctattaaaaagatacaaaaagcTACGTGGAGAaattaatttcaagagatttgactttggagaaattaatttcaagagatttgacttatCCAAGAGATTTTcaaagagatttgacttttccaagagatttccaagagatttgacttttccaagagatttccaagagattcgactgtaaaagttaatttcaagagatttaactgtcagaagttaattccaagagatttgactgtCAGAAggtaattccaagagatttgagaagttaattccaagagatttgatttttataattccaagagatttgacatTGAAAAGTTAATCTCAGAGGTTTGTTTTTGACCTTGACCTGATCTTGGAGGAAAAGAAAATTTCAGAATCAAAAGGGCAGAAGCCCGTTAGAAGAAGAAGCTCAGAAGCTCAATTGGCCAAGGTCCAGGAAGTCACGTGCTTTTTGTAAAGCGATGTTTCAGGAGCAGTTTTTAGAAGTGGGAAGCGTTGTGAAGACGTGGGCAGTTAAAGAGGCAGTTATCACCCGGCAGTTTCCACAGACGCTATAAAAGGGAGAAGAAGACGGCGATTTGAACCCCagccaaattcaacaaaaactcaataCTCTCAGGAGATTATCAGCACCAAAAGCTTTTATTTTATGcaatcctttgtaaacgctttacAGCTTTCGCAATttcaatcttttgtttttaaacattatttcaGCAGTAGTTCATTTACAGTGTTGAAGTTTAGATTTTAATTGCAGAAGTTTATTCTTGTTTTCAAAGTTTCTCTAGGAGTTTTTCTTTacgaacgtttagattttttacgtCCTTTGAAAATCTGTCACAATCGcttgattaatttttaattttcaatttgaggtCCAACCTCTGGCACGCCCGCACACACTTCAAAGGCACCAAccgttttcttaaaaaacagGGAAACATATAGCAATTCACATTGGCAGCTAgacaaaataaaagttgataaattttgtaaaaaaattaaatgaattattCTTATGTTATAGAGTACTTTCtcttaaaaactaaattatgaggataaaatatcttttatttttatcaattaaatattttttattttttatttatagtttgCATATAGTTGTCAGCACttacaatttaaaagaaatagattgttaaaattatttctATCAGTTGACTATGGTTAATGGATAGCTATTAACCAATCATGACATACCAATTTAGGTCTCCTATTAGGACTAtacagaaaaaattcaaactagttaaatcaaattaattcaaccaaataaaatcaaatattataGTTTAGCAGATTGTCGATTtgcttttggtttgaaaaataaaaaaaaaataattattagtctGATTTGcagtttcaaaaattataaatcaacataaacaaaaccaaaccaatataTACACTATTTTTAAAACTGTACTTGacgaaataatatatttaaatatcataTGATGAAATAgctatttgtatattttatcgatcaataaaatattatatttctataatattaagatattatattaataaactgtaaaaatttataatataaaaaatttataattttttttatttgttagtcattattataattaattacataaatataacatttatttttatgatgaataaatatttttagatttttagattttttttatcttaaatgataaataaataattttttgatgatggttTGAACTAGTTTCAAAGAAAATattatcaaatcaaaccaaatcaattttACTGGTTTATAATGTGTGTggtttaattttggtttggaaATTTGCCAAACCAGTATAATTAGTTAGGAGTAAAATATCAATGATAAACCAGTCAAAACAAACCATGTACACTCCTAGCTCCTATATATCACTAAATTCCTTGAACTTTAAAAACGCTCGCTAAATTTCCTATTTACCTAATGGCCCAATAAACCTTTTTTTGCCCCAAAAACGCACCTATccccctcccccccccccccccccaaaatGCCCAAAATACCtccaatataattaaaaaaaaatcaaaccaacaaaatttaaccaaactTAAAGTCACCcatccaaacaaatccaacataaACCATTTATCCAACCAAGTTTAACCTAAAAACCTCTAATCAAACTTAAAATTAGCACCCAC
This region of Mercurialis annua linkage group LG1-X, ddMerAnnu1.2, whole genome shotgun sequence genomic DNA includes:
- the LOC126664378 gene encoding purine permease 3-like, producing the protein MEPITKQQPQANTNRALLLFNCLILSIGNCGGPLIMRLYFIHGGSRVWLSSWLETGGWPIIFIPLLISYFLRRRRSTNPTTTKLFFIKPPLFFASTFIGILTGLDDYIYAYGAARLPVSTSSLLISTQLAATAGFAFLLVKQKFTAFSINAVVLLTVGAGVLAMHTSSDRPDHESNREYVVGFIMTLSAAVLYGFILPLVELMYKKAKQEISYTLVLEIQMVMCLFATVFCTIGMLVNNDFKVIPREGREFQLGETKYYVIMVGSAIIWQCFFLGAIGVIFCASSLLSGIIIAVLLPVTEILAVIFYQEKFSAEKGVALALSAWGFVSYFYGEVKEGKKNNLASETEMALSPKPTTANV